GTGGTTTGGAGCTGTTTGTGTGCTTCCTGTAGCTAACAGTGCACGTCTGCTCTGTCTTCCAGAAAGCGTTGGCTCACGCTGTGTGTTGTTGCTCTCCTCTATTTCACCGgactttgtgtgtctttgtttcagaaaaaaaaaaaaaaaagtgctattAAAAGTTAGTTCCTGCTTCCCGGCTAACTCCGGATGCAGAACAGCACTTATCTGtaaacacattgcacaaagaGGACATGACTGGTGAAAAAAATGTTGAGGCCTGCCCAAAAACATATCAATGCGTCGTGTACTTAGCATGAGGATCAACATTAACAATGTATGTAATCCGGTACTTAAAAGGCCCAATGAGACAACTGAACAATTGTCCAATAAATTGAACCAGTGAACTTTGTTGAATAAACCCACTCCTCTGTTCAGTTTCATCATATCACTTATGCTTTGGCCTTAATCGTAATAACTGACAGGTCCACATTAGACAAGAATAAAGGaaatcaagaaaaaaataaaaaagcaaaccaTCTTCCAGGACTAATAgataatattaatgttttaagtTCATTTAGCTCATTGACGCTGTCCAGTGAAATACATGTATTTGGATCTAGATAAACTAAAGAATTAAGTGTTCCTTTATggctataatataatatataatatattgagGAAAAAATGCATTATGGCAACAACTAAAGACAGGGCTGTCCTGGAGATAGATGGTTTTTCATAGGACaatgatgggaaaaaaaatacacaactgCTTCTACGCTTACTGATTTGCTAAAATTGATTTCTTTTGCACTACTACCACCTAAGAAAATACAACCGCATTGTCCTGTATGTATGAAGAAATCATGGTATGCTATTCTGTTATGAGCACAatcggggggaaaaaaaacctaaaaatcATTCCTTTGCTTAGTTTAGGGTTAAATGTCATCCATAAGCCGGCGCGGGAGTCCCCGAGCACTTCGATAGCTGTATTTAATTACACTCTGAAGTCACATCCTATGAGCTTAAAATACACATGGCCCTCGAGCCTTGACACAAGGCTGCTCATACCACATATGCTTGTCATTGCCATGTGTCGATTGGACTCGATAACCTTTGACACGCGGCTGCAGAGAAGGAACAAATGTTGCATATTTGCAGGGTGCAGGTAATTTTGTGTGTGCGGTTTATTTTTCAGTCTGCTGACAGCTGAGATAGCCAGAGCTCAACAATGACACCACTCTAGAGAGAACTGGCTTGGACAGGAAACCATAATAATGATACAAAGATGCCGCTTTAAACAGGGTTTTTCCTGTTTAGTTCCCTATACTCTCTGTTTGTATCTCTGCAGCCAAAAGACACCCTAATGTTCAGGTGTTAAGACACATCCCCCCCGTCACTAGCGATGCCAAATCTAGCTCCTGGGTGTGTAGTTGCCATGGAAATCAGCAGACCCGGTGTTTGTCTCTGCCAGCGAGCGATAGGAAGATAATTGACTCAGTGGGCCGGCTCTGAGGAAAAGCAACCTGCAGATACTATTTACCACAGATAAGAGGAGGACACTTGGCGAATGAGCTGTACTACCGATACGTGGCCGCTCATTTATTTGATTGGAACCCAGTACTGCAGTACAGTGGAGCTTTCACTGTGGCACGTGTGCATTCTCTAAACATTAATCgatcaaccaaccaatcagtcGATCCCTCGGTTAATCAGGACAGTTGCAAAGACGAGAGGCTGCAGGAGACAGATGGTCAAATATGTCTAAATGCAGAATGTGCTGCGTTCATAATCTCTTAACTATTCGACAAATGCCAGCAGGGAGGGTTTAATGACAAGTGCTTTCCCGGGGAGAGAACAGTCCCCACGAGGATAACAAGCATCCCACCGCCCAACCCCAGAAAGtgactcagcagcagcagcagcagcagcagctgttgcCGTGGGTTACCAGGCACTGCACAGTGACTCCACCCAATCTGCCGCTCCACTTTCAATCCTCTGTCACTTTATTTTATTCTCTGGAAGCTGCCGTGCAGGCCTGCGCGGAGCCATGCAGCATGCAGAGGGGAGCCGAGGTGACGTGCTAATCCCATCTGAGGGAGGACCTGCGAGGCTTTGGCCTATAGGCTCCCTGCACTAGCCCCACTAACCTCCACATCTCCCCACCTCCTACCTCAACGCAGATTAATGCCCTATTAAGAGCACCTGATTTAACACCAATCCACTTACACGTAAGAGTTGCAGACTATAACCAGGCCTGAGATCGATCTTACCAATTGGCCTCGGAAGAAACAGCCGAGTAAGctcgatgatgatgatgataaggaAACACACCTACAATAGTTAAATACTGCAACGAGGATGCATCTGACATGCTTGAAACTGTCGATTCATGGCCCACGTGATCCCTTCATCCTTGCTGATAGCTTTAGCATTCAAAATGCTACCTTCATGCGGACTAAACCCAGTCACATCCCAATTGAGCGAAAGCACCATTACATATAGGTATTAATGCATGCCGTTTGCAGCAGGACATGTCAGTGATGTCATGCTAATGACATTAAGGCTTTGTAGGTGGTGGCTAATTTAGGACGAAGGGTTGAGTAAATCTCCCGCTAAGGATGTACTGTACTGTGGTTCAGGGCACGCTGTCCCATAAGCCACTCAGTGCTCACCAATGAATCACACCAGataacacatgcatgcacagcaTTACTGATTCACCTTGTTCCCCTTTTAATGCTTTTTATAAGTCCTtcataaaaagtttttttttttttttttttttaaaagagcatATAGCTAAGAAATAATCTTTACTGATTCTGGGGTTAAAGGTCCACAGTAGGAAAAGTCTACTTCCTGGATTGCAGGACTGGTTTCTCTGCAATAGTCCCTTTAAAATGAGCTGTGTGCTGACCACAACCTCTTGAGAGAAGACCTTTATGATATCGCTCTCTCTACACATACAAATTCATCTCCTGTGCTGGTCAAGCCCTGCAGGGCCTGAGACATTTAGGCCTTTTAATAGTGCACAGCCTCATCCCTAACGTAATTCTAAAAGGATTGCTCGGCATCTGCAGTCTAAGTGTGAAAGGTGGGTTAGGCCAAGACGAGCAGTCTTAACTGGAAGCTACAATATTAGGTTTGCAAAAGTAAATCTGTAGTAAAAAGGGAGTAGGACGACTGATGAAATGTGCAgctatgtgtaaaaaaagaaataaaatgtgtgaggAAGCACTCGGCATCACAGATCTTTAGTAACAAATTCTTTTATTATTACAACATTTCACGGTTTCCCATTTCTGGTAATGGTTTGTGGCAGAGTAACATGACTACTGGAACGCCTACTGTTGCAAACAAATGGAATCAATTGCCggtatatattttttcccctcctccaatacaattcagagacaggtTGCAACACAAAAGCTATCCCGATCACTCTGACAAAAAGGGCGTTACATTTACCGTAAATAAAAAGGTCCGTTTGAGCTTCTCCCCTATCTAGATGGAATCCATTACATTTTCAATCCTTGTGtacatgcaaaagaaaaaaaagaaaaagtgacagacacCAGTATCAACTTTTTGGggcatttacatttttggccAGCGTACAAACAAAGTTGTGCATTTCCCGAAAATTAGAATAcgaagaaacaaaaaaacaaaaaagcttgACGCCTTAACTTGGGCGCAAAAAGCAGCCACACAGGAAGTTGGGTGATGGGCGTGTGAGACAGTGATGGGCTTCCTGGGACGCAGGCCACGCCCCGTCCCTTAGGCCTCTCTGCTGCGTGCCAAGGCGGTGTTGAAGAAGAGACGTGCACCTTCTGCtgttcccctcctcctcctcctcttcttacaaatcctcatcatcatcatcatcatcatcaggaaGATGAGTAAGAAGGTGGTTAAGGTGGTATTTGTTGAGGGGACGGGGCCGACCGGCCTGACGAAAGCATCATCCCTCCGCAAGCTGCGCAGCTTGGTTATTGTCGTCGTTTCATAAATTTCGGTTACAAAGTTATACAGCTAAAAAGAAGTGACTGAAAACAAGGCAATGCGGGAGGAAGGGTGGGGGGCAGTGTAGGGGGggtgggatgggggggggggcggggaggTGTACAGTGCATGACGGGAGGTCTTCACGACGTCTCTGCCTTCTCCTGTTCGATGGCTGTGGAAGGGAAGGAGATGTGAGATTCCTAAAATTAAGACCACACGGTGCCAAGCTCCCCCATTTTCTTACACAGGTGTCAGCAAAGAGCACAGAAAGAGTCAAGAGAAGAAAAGCAAGAAAAATGTTGTGCAGTGATGCAATGCCCCTCCCCAACAATTttgagccttactttcttttgtAGGCAGGGGATTCTTCTCCTGCGTCTCTGTCTTCTTCAGCTTGGTCTTGTCGAAGTTGGTCACCTCTGAGATATCGGGCTTGTCGCTCATTGTTGCAGgtagtctgtaaaaaaaaaagaaaaaagaaaaggaagccCAGTCTTTAAAACAGAGACCACGTGACTGGTACCAATGCTGAAACTACAGGTAAGCCAGACCAACAGATTACATCAACATGCATTTCTCTAATGTATATTGATGAGGTTGTTATACAATGTGCAAGCAAAATCCAGAGAACGTGGTCCGCCCTGACTTTTTGATCAGGTTTAGGGCGTTGCCTAAAATCTCAGTGGCccgaagagagagaaaaaaaaaaagaatctatcAGTTGTCCAGTTTAGACTACTTTTTCCCCCCCCTCTAATGTGCGTCCGCCTCCCTTTGTTCGCCTACGGAGCTACCCAGCGTGATTTGCCTGCCATCCGTCCCGTTATCCAACAGCCAGCCCGGGATACTGCACACAGGGGACACACAGGCTGCTCCAGACAATGAAGCCAGTCCAAATCCGACATTTACATAACAACAGGAGTTCTA
The genomic region above belongs to Perca fluviatilis chromosome 24, GENO_Pfluv_1.0, whole genome shotgun sequence and contains:
- the LOC120554131 gene encoding thymosin beta-12, whose product is MSDKPDISEVTNFDKTKLKKTETQEKNPLPTKETIEQEKAETS